The Rhinoderma darwinii isolate aRhiDar2 chromosome 8, aRhiDar2.hap1, whole genome shotgun sequence genome has a window encoding:
- the RPL10 gene encoding large ribosomal subunit protein uL16, producing the protein MGRRPARCYRYCKNKPYPKSRFCRGVPDPKIRIFDLGRKKAKVDEFPLCGHMVSDEYEQLSSEALEAARICANKYMVKSCGKDGFHIRVRLHPFHVIRINKMLSCAGADRLQTGMRGAFGKPQGTVARVNIGQVIMSIRTKAANKEHVVEALRRAKFKFPGRQKIHISKKWGFTKFNSEDFEAMLTEKRLIPDGCGVKYIPRRGPLDGWRALHSA; encoded by the exons TTACAGATACTGCAAAAATAAGCCCTACCCCAAATCCCGTTTCTGTAGAGGTGTCCCAG ATCCTAAAATCAGGATCTTTGACTTGGGTCGTAAGAAGGCCAAGGTGGACGAGTTCCCGCTATGTGGTCACATGGTCTCCGATGAATACGAGCAGCTGTCGTCAGAAG CTCTGGAGGCTGCCCGTATCTGCGCCAACAAGTACATGGTGAAGAGCTGTGGCAAAGACGGTTTCCACATCAGAGTGCGTCTCCACCCATTCCACGTCATCCGCATCAACAAAATGTTATCCTGTGCCGGAGCTGATAG GCTCCAGACTGGAATGCGCGGCGCCTTCGGTAAACCTCAAGGCACAGTGGCCAGAGTCAACATCGGGCAGGTGATCATGTCCATCCGCACCAAGGCGGCAAACAAGGAACACGTAGTTGAGGCTCTGCGCAGAGCAAAGTTCAAGTTCCCTGGACGTCAGAAG ATCCACATTTCCAAGAAGTGGGGATTTACAAAGTTCAATTCAGAGGACTTTGAGGCCATGCTCACTGAAAAGCGTCTGATTCCTGATGGCTGCGGTGTGAAGTACATCCCTAGGCGGGGTCCCCTGGATGGATGGAGGGCACTTCATTCTGCATAA
- the LOC142659164 gene encoding deoxyribonuclease-1-like encodes MKSYVVLVVMLGLQVSAATFKICAFNIKSFGEAKASNKKIMGALVKILSRCDISVIQEVRDSKGEAVPALVTELNRLDSVHRYQHLESKRLGKNSYKEQYVFIYRANTVQVIDWYQYVEDHPDHPEAFAREPFAVRFHSPRTVIKDFALMSHHTCPSKAANEINKLLHVMLQVKSRWKIESLMLLGDLNAACGYVTAEEWRNIQLRSSDTFHWLIGDKDDTTVNQKTHCAYDRIVVHGEEFLKGIVPGSAKPFNFKTKLGLSEEEALEVSDHFPVEVNIRADPRIDREL; translated from the exons ATGAAATCCTACGTGGTGCTCGTGGTAATGTTGGGCCTGCAGGTCTCTGCGGCCACCTTCAAAATCTGTGCTTTTAATATCAAGAGTTTTGGAGAAGCCAAAGCATCCAACAAGAAGATTATGGGCGCGTTAGTGAAG ATTCTATCTCGCTGTGATATTAGTGTCATTCAAGAGGTGAGAGACTCAAAGGGAGAAGCGGTGCCTGCTCTTGTGACCGAGCTCAACAG ACTTGACAGTGTCCATCGCTACCAGCACCTGGAGAGTAAAAGACTGGGGAAGAACAGCTATAAGGAGCAGTATGTCTTTATCTACAG AGCGAACACTGTGCAGGTGATAGACTGGTATCAGTATGTGGAAGACCATCCAGATCACCCAGAAGCCTTTGCAAGAGAACCCTTTGCTGTCCGCTTCCACTCACCAAGAACAG ttaTCAAAGATTTTGCTCTGATGTCTCACCACACGTGTCCGAGTAAAGCAGCCAACGAGATTAATAAACTGTTACATGTGATGCTGCAGGTGAAAAGTCGCTGGAAGATTGAG AGTCTTATGCTCCTTGGAGACTTAAATGCTGCATGTGGCTATGTCACAGCTGAGGAATGGCGGAACATACAGCTCCGGAGCAGCGACACTTTCCATTGGTTGATTGGAGATAAAGACGATACAACCGTGAACCAGAAGACACACTGCGCATATGACCG AATCGTGGTACatggagaggaatttcttaaagggattgtgccAGGTTCTGCAAAACCATTCAACTTCAAGACAAAACTTGGTCTATCCGAGGAGGAG GCTCTGGAGGTGAGCGACCATTTTCCAGTGGAAGTGAATATCCGTGCAGATCCACGAATAGATCGAGAGCTGTGA
- the LOC142659162 gene encoding deoxyribonuclease gamma-like → MLSWFLVLYAAWPCALSIRICAFNGQHFGEKKVANDGILKIVVKIVQRCDICLLQEVHDPKGITVSKLMAELNRPEDAFSAVISPPLGRKSYTEQYVFIYKSFKITVKDQYKYHDNDPSAPDVFAREPYVVRFALESAALPDLVVVPQHTEPKKAATELEALYDVFLDVRSRWRCKNVILMGDFNAGCDYLSKKKTKSLRLYTDPDFQWLISDSTDTTVKESTSCPYDRIVVYGKELRNLVESSGIYNFTKELRLSEAEALKVSDHYPVEMDLNLVLDNCRTLLHSLMLMILSLSVTCGLSNLL, encoded by the exons ATGCTAAGCTGGTTCCTCGTCCTCTACGCTGCGTGGCCCTGCGCCCTCTCCATCAGGATCTGCGCCTTCAATGGCCAGCACTTCGGAGAGAAAAAAGTCGCCAATGATGGCATCCTTAAGATTGTGGTCAAG ATCGTGCAGCGTTGTGACATCTGTCTACTACAAGAAGTGCATGATCCCAAAGGAATCACCGTGTCCAAACTCATGGCTGAACTCAACAG ACCGGAGGACGCATTCTCGGCAGTGATCAGCCCTCCCCTTGGCCGCAAGTCTTACACAGAACAATACGTCTTCATATACAA GTCATTCAAGATCACAGTGAAAGATCAATACAAATATCACGATAATGATCCGTCCGCGCCAGACGTGTTTGCTCGAGAACCTTACGTTGTTCGCTTCGCTCTGGAATCGGCAG CTCTACCGGATCTGGTTGTCGTCCCGCAGCACACAGAGCCGAAGAAAGCCGCGACTGAACTCGAAGCCCTTTATGACgtgttcctggatgtcagaagtcGCTGGAGATGTAAG AATGTCATTTTAATGGGAGACTTTAACGCTGGCTGCGATTACCTGTCTAAGAAGAAGACAAAGTCTCTCCGCCTATATACCGATCCAGATTTCCAGTGGCTGATTAGTGACAGCACCGACACGACAGTGAAAGAGAGCACGAGCTGCCCGTATGACAG GATTGTAGTTTATGGAAAGGAATTAAGAAATTTGGTGGAGTCGTCTGGGATTTACAACTTCACAAAGGAGCTGCGCCTCAGTGAAGCAGAG GCCCTGAAAGTCAGTGACCATTACCCGGTGGAGATGGATCTTAATCTGGTTCTGGATAACTGTAGGACTCTCCTTCACTCACTTATGCTCATGATTCTCAGCCTCTCAGTCACTTGTGGTTTAAGCAACCTGCTTTAA